The Solibacillus sp. FSL W7-1436 genome window below encodes:
- a CDS encoding chromate transporter produces MNLTKQNSIKSLIEIFLVSTRLGLTSFGGPTAHLGYFYEEYVRRRKWMDEKSYADLVALCQFLPGPSSSQVGIGIGIMRAGIVGGITSFIGFTFPSVVALIIFALLVTGFDVGNAGWIHGLKIVAVAIVVHAIIGMAKSLTPDRKRKAIAIFALLATLLWQTAFSQVGVILITACIGYFLLKPMNDGTGGHSSRIPVSKRVGWFCLLLFVGLLVALPLLKEATGSYWVAMFDSFYRSGSFVFGGGHVVLPLLEKEFVPTGWMSEEAFLAGYGVTQAVPGPLFTFAAYIGTVMNGWQGGLVATIAIFLPAFLLIIGALPFWDQLRNNPKITGAIMGVNAGVIGILIAALYTPIWTSSILEAKDFGLAVILYSMLAYWKLPPWIVVFTGAVAGGVLL; encoded by the coding sequence ATGAATTTAACTAAGCAAAATAGTATCAAATCACTTATCGAAATATTTTTGGTTTCAACACGATTAGGGCTGACATCCTTTGGGGGACCGACTGCTCATCTAGGGTATTTTTATGAAGAATATGTAAGAAGAAGAAAATGGATGGATGAAAAAAGCTATGCAGATTTAGTTGCACTTTGCCAGTTTCTACCAGGTCCTTCAAGCAGCCAAGTGGGAATCGGCATTGGAATTATGCGCGCTGGAATAGTAGGGGGAATAACATCATTTATTGGGTTCACATTTCCCTCAGTAGTAGCTCTCATCATCTTTGCATTACTTGTGACCGGATTTGATGTCGGTAATGCCGGTTGGATTCATGGTTTGAAAATTGTGGCGGTAGCAATCGTTGTGCATGCCATTATCGGAATGGCTAAAAGTCTAACACCAGATCGGAAACGGAAGGCAATTGCCATTTTTGCTTTACTGGCGACGCTTCTTTGGCAAACTGCTTTTAGCCAAGTAGGGGTTATATTAATTACCGCATGTATAGGTTATTTTTTGCTGAAACCTATGAATGATGGAACAGGGGGGCATTCGTCGCGCATTCCTGTTTCTAAACGGGTTGGATGGTTTTGCCTTCTTTTATTTGTTGGCTTACTGGTAGCTTTACCTTTGTTGAAGGAGGCGACAGGTTCTTATTGGGTGGCAATGTTTGATAGCTTTTACCGCTCAGGTTCTTTCGTTTTTGGCGGGGGGCATGTTGTACTGCCCTTACTGGAAAAGGAGTTTGTTCCGACAGGGTGGATGAGTGAAGAAGCATTTTTAGCAGGATACGGTGTGACACAAGCTGTACCAGGTCCACTATTTACATTTGCCGCTTACATAGGAACAGTAATGAACGGATGGCAAGGTGGACTCGTCGCGACAATAGCGATTTTTTTACCGGCGTTTCTATTAATCATTGGGGCACTGCCGTTTTGGGATCAACTGCGTAACAATCCGAAAATTACAGGTGCCATCATGGGCGTGAATGCGGGTGTTATTGGTATTTTAATTGCTGCGTTATATACGCCAATCTGGACAAGCTCTATATTGGAGGCGAAGGATTTTGGATTAGCCGTGATTTTATATAGCATGCTGGCGTATTGGAAACTGCCGCCGTGGATTGTCGTTTTTACCGGGGCCGTAGCCGGGGGAGTACTATTATAG
- a CDS encoding S-layer homology domain-containing protein, producing MKKRITKSFIATTLFASALFVASDDVFAKKTFYDVENSRNSHTEAIQYLNNLNVYDYKSGNQFNFSKPVSRAEASKILQTILSSDSALAIPKERSYNGKFKDVTNSTPFAQEIIWAYESGIFDGDEYGNFNPDQPVKRSHLSKILVESLKLNGGTTISFKDVSKSSWYYDYVNILASYGITTGNENNQFLPNNNVTSAQMATFLYRALIYKTTGEVISEPAPPPVEKPDTATATYNSEYDFAWKQTGKNLDFELEGVDNNKIVARYMTKQEKSFFAAQDLKIGKNNASDVKAKYGTKNVNVRRGNVIYNTPSSNEYNFYLIDDYYVTFFYDIHKKNVIRSILYVHKDYEVNKDGYYGDISDTQKHSEQLMVELMNQARAAEGVDPLTHSPQWATIARKHSKDMIDNNYFSHTSLSGTTPYDRMISGGMSKSELRTWGENISYGHYNVIYAHEGFMNSKGHRDNLLQPAYKNAIVGLEYSSNKSPYFTINFY from the coding sequence ATGAAAAAAAGAATAACAAAAAGTTTCATTGCTACCACTTTGTTCGCTTCCGCATTATTTGTCGCAAGCGATGACGTCTTTGCGAAAAAGACTTTTTACGATGTTGAAAACAGCCGCAATTCCCATACTGAAGCCATCCAATATTTAAACAACTTAAATGTGTATGATTATAAATCCGGCAATCAATTTAATTTCAGCAAACCTGTTTCACGTGCAGAAGCATCGAAAATTCTCCAAACCATTCTTTCAAGCGATTCGGCCCTTGCCATTCCAAAAGAACGTTCTTACAACGGTAAATTTAAAGATGTAACGAATTCGACTCCTTTTGCACAAGAGATTATTTGGGCGTATGAATCAGGTATTTTTGATGGGGATGAATACGGTAATTTCAATCCGGACCAGCCTGTAAAGCGCTCACATCTATCAAAAATATTAGTAGAAAGCCTGAAATTAAACGGCGGTACGACGATCAGCTTTAAAGATGTCTCAAAATCCAGCTGGTACTATGACTATGTAAATATTTTGGCGAGCTATGGTATTACGACCGGCAATGAAAATAATCAGTTTTTACCGAATAATAATGTCACAAGTGCACAAATGGCAACATTCCTGTACCGGGCACTCATTTATAAAACGACTGGAGAAGTAATCAGCGAACCGGCACCTCCACCTGTCGAAAAACCCGATACAGCTACTGCAACCTACAATAGTGAATATGACTTTGCATGGAAGCAAACAGGCAAAAATCTGGACTTTGAACTGGAAGGTGTCGACAACAACAAGATCGTTGCACGATACATGACAAAACAAGAAAAAAGCTTCTTCGCTGCACAAGATCTGAAAATCGGCAAAAATAATGCAAGCGATGTAAAAGCGAAGTACGGAACGAAAAATGTAAATGTGCGTCGTGGTAATGTAATTTATAATACGCCTTCTTCCAATGAATATAACTTCTATTTAATAGATGACTATTACGTAACGTTTTTCTATGATATTCATAAAAAGAATGTTATCCGCTCAATCCTTTATGTCCATAAAGACTATGAAGTGAACAAAGATGGCTATTACGGTGATATATCGGATACGCAAAAGCATTCAGAACAGCTCATGGTCGAGCTGATGAATCAGGCACGTGCTGCTGAAGGTGTGGATCCGCTTACACATTCACCGCAATGGGCGACTATTGCTCGTAAACATAGTAAAGATATGATCGATAACAACTATTTCTCTCATACAAGTCTTTCTGGTACGACACCATATGACCGTATGATCAGCGGCGGCATGAGCAAGTCCGAGCTGAGAACTTGGGGCGAAAATATTTCGTATGGGCACTACAATGTGATTTATGCACATGAAGGCTTCATGAATAGTAAAGGGCACCGGGACAATTTATTACAGCCTGCCTATAAAAACGCAATCGTAGGCTTGGAGTACAGCAGTAATAAGAGTCCTTACTTTACGATTAATTTCTATTAA
- a CDS encoding amino acid transporter, which produces MFEYKFWHHLSNPSQLIHNIERSEDQRLIGYRKVLMAIFGFTLLFFIVRNFWGMNTTDLTALLVNGEGDMYSFARLMSLIGAILAGILFFIIHYYVITYLIHLLTNIDYDWIRKIQLYVIFFIVLEKLLTVIIFAIAGYSTQFTMFSLAPMMAYVYYHDYLLFFLNQLTVASIIAVWIQYIFLSNWTDRPKALLFKLILIQIVLASLVALYSILPVLTWIEGWLGL; this is translated from the coding sequence ATGTTCGAGTACAAGTTTTGGCATCATCTTTCAAACCCCTCGCAACTCATACATAATATTGAACGTAGCGAAGATCAAAGACTTATAGGGTATCGAAAAGTTTTGATGGCTATTTTTGGTTTTACATTACTGTTTTTTATCGTCCGTAACTTCTGGGGGATGAATACAACCGATTTAACTGCATTGCTTGTAAATGGTGAAGGAGATATGTACAGTTTCGCCAGACTGATGTCTTTAATCGGTGCGATTCTAGCAGGTATTTTATTTTTTATCATTCATTATTATGTCATTACATATTTGATTCATTTATTGACAAATATTGATTATGACTGGATTCGAAAGATACAGTTATATGTTATCTTTTTCATTGTTCTTGAAAAGCTGCTGACAGTGATTATCTTTGCAATAGCAGGATATTCTACACAGTTCACCATGTTTTCACTGGCACCTATGATGGCATATGTTTATTATCATGACTATTTATTGTTCTTCCTGAATCAATTAACAGTCGCATCGATAATTGCGGTATGGATTCAATACATATTTTTATCGAATTGGACAGATCGACCGAAAGCTTTGCTGTTTAAGTTAATACTTATTCAAATCGTATTGGCATCGCTTGTTGCGTTGTATAGCATTCTTCCTGTTTTAACATGGATCGAAGGGTGGCTTGGTCTGTAA
- a CDS encoding 2-hydroxyacid dehydrogenase: MKKIIAYNRLDSTVLEKLSAIYDVEYFENIDPKNNTVFLNSLKQAEGIIGLDLPVDKDLLDKAPSLKIVSNVSTGYNNLDIGEMTKRNILATNTPGIVEDTTADLIMGIMISAARRISELDRYMKEGKWTNVLPPNMFGVNIHKKTLGIIGMGKIGTKIAKRAHLGFDMDILYHNRSRNFEIENEFNANYCSMEFLLENADFVCVMTPLSPETYHLIGEKEFKLMKETCIFINGSRGHVVDEEALIFALENKEIYGAALDVFQMEPINPDNPLLKLDNVVTTPHIGSSTYETELEMSKTAYSNLISGLTGERPANLINPEAFPNWNSAK, translated from the coding sequence ATGAAAAAAATAATTGCTTATAATCGTTTAGACAGTACTGTTTTAGAAAAGCTCTCTGCAATTTATGATGTGGAGTATTTTGAAAACATTGATCCTAAAAACAATACCGTTTTTCTCAATTCTCTTAAGCAGGCTGAAGGAATTATAGGACTCGATCTACCAGTGGATAAAGACTTGCTGGACAAGGCACCAAGTCTTAAAATAGTCTCGAATGTGTCAACTGGTTATAATAATTTAGATATCGGCGAAATGACGAAGAGAAATATACTTGCCACCAACACACCGGGAATTGTAGAAGATACGACTGCAGATTTAATAATGGGGATAATGATTTCCGCCGCCAGAAGAATATCAGAATTGGATCGATATATGAAAGAAGGTAAATGGACTAATGTCCTCCCTCCAAATATGTTTGGAGTAAATATCCACAAAAAAACTTTAGGGATAATCGGTATGGGGAAAATTGGGACCAAAATCGCAAAGAGGGCCCATCTTGGTTTTGATATGGACATACTTTATCATAACCGTTCTCGTAATTTCGAAATTGAAAATGAGTTTAATGCTAATTATTGTAGTATGGAATTCTTATTGGAGAATGCGGATTTTGTTTGCGTAATGACACCGTTATCCCCTGAAACATACCATTTAATCGGTGAAAAAGAATTTAAACTAATGAAAGAAACCTGTATTTTCATTAATGGCTCAAGAGGTCATGTGGTCGACGAAGAAGCTCTTATATTCGCACTGGAAAATAAAGAAATTTATGGCGCAGCGCTGGATGTTTTTCAAATGGAGCCAATTAATCCGGATAATCCGTTATTAAAATTGGATAATGTAGTGACTACTCCTCACATCGGTTCGTCAACTTATGAAACAGAATTAGAAATGTCAAAAACAGCTTACAGTAATTTGATTTCTGGTTTAACAGGAGAACGTCCGGCCAATCTAATTAATCCGGAAGCGTTTCCTAACTGGAACAGTGCCAAATAA
- a CDS encoding HlyD family secretion protein encodes MRMTKKVKIFSAVALLFVLINGYLLLKDNDIIMKNYYINNVQFAVADYHEKVLETDAVVAAKQEHFIAAPVQSISEVLVTQGQSVSVLTELAIYKPEEAEREITRLETDRDAYENELLELERIVSDLQYESSNSSPSTATDSTTLGDNENWNLNLTLELGIEQNTPTAEGIAIIQRSIAETERQISILDSMISQLNNNNSLTTPVDGIIKEIVLEGDSIIFQIQSLEKKFVAYVEHEDWKEVEIGQQASVILNEGKEDELVIAGDVLEKQQIPARDSIAFNEMKKKDKVKQDDTVYEVSIEPTDLLTETPIGILVDAKITTFEANDSFQVNEDWLVKYEQDNSIDLIYTVGEDGKTRLEPVDLLFKHKAEIEQKEFMYGEPIAENINEEGIEEDAVVTEPRIRTVELEDSEKEDSAKDKDLEDTAVFTAPIAPQQIFIDGDEKNLFAPTFRPYPLRTFEWTYVNATWKDALWYLIK; translated from the coding sequence ATGCGTATGACGAAAAAAGTAAAGATTTTTAGCGCTGTTGCCTTACTATTTGTTTTGATAAACGGTTATTTATTATTAAAAGACAACGATATCATTATGAAAAACTACTATATTAATAATGTGCAGTTTGCGGTAGCCGATTATCATGAAAAAGTTCTGGAAACCGATGCTGTAGTTGCAGCGAAGCAAGAGCACTTCATCGCAGCGCCTGTACAATCGATCAGTGAGGTTCTCGTTACACAAGGTCAAAGTGTCAGCGTCTTAACGGAGCTGGCCATTTATAAACCTGAAGAAGCTGAACGTGAAATTACACGTCTTGAGACAGATCGTGATGCATATGAAAATGAGCTATTGGAATTGGAAAGAATCGTTTCCGATCTACAATACGAAAGCAGTAATTCCTCACCGAGTACTGCAACCGATTCAACAACACTTGGTGATAATGAAAACTGGAACCTTAATTTAACATTGGAGCTTGGTATTGAACAAAACACACCAACGGCTGAGGGTATTGCCATTATCCAACGTTCCATTGCGGAAACAGAGCGCCAGATCAGCATTTTGGACAGTATGATTTCCCAGTTGAATAACAATAATTCTTTAACTACACCAGTGGACGGAATTATTAAGGAAATTGTTCTTGAAGGCGATTCAATCATTTTCCAGATTCAATCACTTGAAAAGAAATTTGTTGCCTATGTGGAGCATGAGGACTGGAAGGAAGTCGAGATTGGTCAACAGGCTTCTGTTATATTGAATGAAGGCAAAGAAGACGAACTGGTCATTGCTGGAGATGTACTGGAGAAACAGCAAATACCTGCTCGTGATTCTATTGCGTTTAATGAAATGAAAAAGAAAGATAAAGTGAAACAGGATGACACGGTTTACGAAGTTAGCATCGAACCAACTGACTTGTTAACGGAAACACCGATCGGAATACTTGTAGATGCGAAAATTACGACGTTTGAAGCAAATGACAGCTTCCAAGTAAACGAGGATTGGCTTGTAAAATATGAACAGGACAATTCAATAGACCTTATTTATACAGTTGGAGAAGACGGGAAAACAAGACTGGAGCCGGTCGACCTTCTGTTCAAGCATAAAGCCGAAATTGAACAAAAAGAGTTCATGTATGGTGAACCGATCGCGGAAAACATCAACGAAGAAGGCATTGAAGAGGATGCCGTCGTTACCGAACCGCGCATCCGGACTGTTGAACTGGAAGATTCCGAAAAAGAGGACTCTGCAAAAGACAAAGATTTAGAGGACACGGCGGTATTTACAGCTCCCATCGCCCCACAACAAATATTCATTGACGGCGACGAAAAAAATCTGTTCGCCCCTACATTCCGACCATATCCATTACGTACGTTTGAATGGACATATGTTAATGCAACATGGAAAGATGCACTATGGTATTTAATTAAATAA
- a CDS encoding aminotransferase family protein, giving the protein METNLVERVSVETLIEWDKKHVLHPNTSIPQHQKFGPSIIFTEGEGIYLKDVHGNKYIDSLSCLWNVNIGHGRSELGQVASDQLAKLGFSSIFSAQSHDLVIRLAKKVAEWTPGDLNTTFFTSGGSEANDTAFKTVRNYWKIKGQPEKTKIISRNKSYHGVAMGSTSATGLPAFRDFTTSLAPNFIYVDSSINALKELIEKEGAETIAAFISEPVQGSGGVNLPPENYFKEVRKICDENNILFIVDEVICAFGRTGEKFGMDLFEVVPDIMCIAKGLTSGYAPLGGMVISDKIKNELEEHSQGIFYHGYTYSGHPLCSAIALKNLEIIEKEDLITNVKNMGAELQKGLNWLQEKHDLLGEVRGVGLLGAIEVLKNKETKERYEDRVSPKVVEEAFKRGLILRSIVYGEQDTLAFAPPFIITKQEVETIISIVDDSFITVKNSLGL; this is encoded by the coding sequence ATGGAAACTAATTTAGTAGAAAGAGTATCTGTAGAAACATTAATTGAATGGGATAAAAAGCATGTATTGCATCCAAATACTTCTATTCCTCAACATCAAAAATTCGGACCGAGTATCATCTTTACAGAAGGAGAAGGCATTTATTTAAAGGATGTTCATGGAAATAAATATATTGATAGTTTATCGTGTCTATGGAATGTAAATATTGGACACGGACGTTCCGAGCTGGGGCAGGTAGCTTCTGATCAGTTAGCAAAACTAGGGTTTAGCTCGATTTTTTCAGCTCAAAGTCATGATTTAGTAATCCGTTTAGCGAAAAAAGTGGCTGAGTGGACTCCTGGTGATTTAAATACAACATTCTTTACTTCAGGTGGTTCAGAAGCTAACGATACAGCTTTTAAAACAGTCCGCAATTACTGGAAAATAAAAGGTCAGCCTGAGAAAACGAAAATAATTTCAAGAAATAAATCCTATCATGGTGTGGCAATGGGATCTACAAGCGCTACGGGGTTACCGGCGTTCAGAGATTTCACTACTTCTTTAGCTCCTAACTTCATTTATGTAGATTCTTCAATTAATGCATTAAAAGAGTTAATTGAAAAAGAGGGTGCGGAAACAATTGCCGCATTTATTTCTGAGCCTGTACAAGGTTCGGGTGGAGTGAATTTACCACCGGAAAATTATTTTAAAGAAGTAAGAAAAATCTGCGACGAGAATAATATTTTATTTATCGTTGATGAAGTCATTTGTGCTTTCGGTAGAACAGGAGAGAAATTTGGAATGGACTTGTTTGAAGTTGTTCCGGATATTATGTGTATTGCCAAAGGACTGACAAGCGGGTATGCACCACTAGGCGGCATGGTTATTAGCGATAAAATTAAAAATGAACTGGAAGAACATTCTCAAGGGATTTTTTACCATGGATATACGTACAGCGGACATCCTTTATGCAGTGCGATTGCTTTGAAGAACCTGGAAATCATCGAAAAAGAAGATTTGATCACGAATGTTAAAAACATGGGTGCTGAATTGCAAAAAGGCTTAAACTGGTTACAGGAGAAGCATGATTTGCTAGGAGAGGTGAGAGGGGTCGGTTTATTAGGCGCAATTGAAGTATTGAAAAATAAAGAAACAAAAGAACGATATGAAGACCGGGTTTCTCCAAAGGTTGTGGAAGAAGCATTCAAACGCGGACTGATTCTACGTAGTATTGTATACGGAGAACAGGATACGCTGGCGTTTGCTCCACCATTCATCATTACAAAACAAGAAGTGGAAACAATTATTTCGATTGTTGATGATTCCTTTATTACAGTGAAAAACAGCCTTGGTTTATAA
- a CDS encoding S-layer homology domain-containing protein has protein sequence MKVHTKFLASATAAILAATAIVPAASAASFTDIKGSGHENAIMILAEQGIIGGYPDGTFKPNQNLTRSDVVKLLGKYLVSLGHKIPEDYKTEMRFTDLSVKSQDELLQYAALVKDLGVFQGSNGALMHRDQLRRDQMATVLIRAFKVINEFDYIETMKETDYKSNISDLNRTSKEHQESIETLAYYAVTKQKTFNPKDPTKRGQFATFLYNMLQIKVPKPEPEKPAVTIKTVEVQAADKLRVVLSDDKAYIVTLKTPLVENMETEVTFDIGEQSFTTKVTFEVPDLKITSITNPNGAQIAITFNQPIKADTELNAASINKLVAVTGIERLEQVQLWKGQLSEDKRTLTVTINSTKGLEGRYRVVVDNIESINSKKLPKYDDIVTFIADKTGPSVLKVENISATKVKVIFTEPVTNPIGVTQFKLVDGSIVTGIQGAIDKNATEVIYDLSGATARGKSIEPGTSIAVNFGIVVDIGNNLSTPNPLTTYISKGDKDGVIPTLSNVTQLGAKKFKLTFSEEIRTLVPADIYVNQNSYSPRIMNVVQDQEDPKSYIVTTGGSLNGYTTISTATGRYITDMSGEVNGFSTAYNFVADTSVPNIVSANVVKDKGAEYLEFAFDKNVELGPIAQVTLAGSYISNGYTYPLEKSLIGKLEKSATDDKIIRTRLSTIPGLTANSGYTYTVGATFTGVTSEYGQAVNPAYQVNFERGTDIILNEEKITVIGVETSFNAKQGTKIDNKTIVITLSNQVDGITASNLENYVLEGATIQRAVVNHNEPHKVYLTIKEGDVDFQRGANLTISNLRALNSIVTMEPKTELVFLNENLAPQYLYHNITGSDTIILSFNESVKNVLNNSFEVKVGNSTASIAQTYTTGVNNEQIAIRLTQQLRANQEVQITQNTSSLISDLANNKLNLSPIQFTVPNYINF, from the coding sequence ATGAAAGTTCATACTAAATTTCTAGCATCGGCAACAGCAGCGATTCTAGCAGCCACGGCAATTGTTCCAGCCGCTAGTGCCGCATCTTTTACAGATATTAAGGGCAGCGGGCATGAGAATGCAATTATGATACTAGCAGAGCAAGGTATCATCGGTGGATATCCGGATGGCACATTTAAACCAAATCAAAACTTGACACGTTCCGATGTTGTAAAACTATTAGGTAAATATTTAGTTTCGTTAGGTCATAAAATTCCTGAAGATTACAAAACGGAAATGCGTTTTACGGATTTATCGGTAAAGTCTCAAGATGAACTTTTGCAGTATGCAGCATTAGTAAAAGATCTTGGGGTTTTCCAAGGCAGTAACGGGGCACTTATGCACCGTGACCAGTTGCGTCGTGACCAAATGGCGACTGTTTTGATACGTGCATTTAAAGTCATCAATGAATTCGATTATATAGAAACAATGAAAGAAACAGACTACAAATCAAATATTAGTGACTTAAACAGAACATCTAAGGAGCATCAGGAGTCAATTGAAACTTTGGCCTACTATGCGGTAACAAAACAAAAAACATTCAATCCGAAAGATCCGACAAAACGTGGCCAATTCGCAACATTCCTTTATAATATGCTGCAAATTAAAGTCCCTAAGCCGGAGCCGGAAAAACCTGCTGTAACTATAAAAACTGTAGAAGTACAAGCAGCTGACAAATTGCGTGTAGTTCTTTCTGATGATAAAGCGTATATAGTGACATTAAAAACGCCATTAGTGGAAAATATGGAAACAGAAGTTACTTTTGATATTGGTGAACAATCGTTTACAACGAAGGTAACTTTTGAAGTGCCTGACTTAAAAATTACATCTATTACTAATCCTAATGGAGCACAAATAGCTATTACATTTAATCAGCCTATAAAAGCAGATACGGAATTAAATGCGGCATCGATTAATAAACTGGTTGCTGTTACAGGAATAGAACGACTTGAACAAGTTCAATTGTGGAAAGGGCAGTTAAGTGAGGATAAGCGTACATTAACTGTTACCATAAATTCAACAAAGGGACTAGAGGGGCGCTATCGTGTAGTTGTAGATAATATTGAATCGATAAATTCTAAAAAATTACCTAAATACGATGATATCGTAACTTTTATAGCTGATAAAACCGGACCAAGTGTATTAAAGGTGGAAAATATTTCAGCAACGAAAGTAAAAGTTATATTTACAGAACCAGTAACAAATCCAATAGGGGTTACGCAATTTAAGCTCGTTGATGGCTCTATAGTTACAGGTATTCAAGGGGCGATTGATAAAAATGCAACAGAAGTTATTTATGATTTATCTGGTGCTACTGCACGTGGGAAAAGCATAGAACCCGGCACATCAATTGCAGTAAACTTTGGGATAGTTGTTGATATTGGAAACAATTTATCTACACCGAATCCTTTAACAACATATATTTCAAAAGGTGATAAAGATGGCGTTATCCCGACTTTATCAAATGTTACGCAGCTTGGAGCAAAAAAATTCAAATTAACTTTTTCAGAAGAAATCCGTACACTTGTCCCTGCTGATATTTATGTAAATCAAAATTCTTATTCACCCCGGATTATGAATGTCGTTCAGGATCAAGAAGATCCAAAGTCTTATATTGTCACTACAGGCGGCTCATTGAATGGCTATACAACGATTTCTACAGCAACTGGAAGATATATTACAGATATGTCGGGTGAAGTAAACGGGTTTTCAACAGCCTATAATTTTGTTGCAGATACATCAGTTCCAAATATTGTAAGTGCAAATGTTGTGAAGGATAAAGGTGCAGAATATCTGGAGTTTGCATTTGATAAAAACGTTGAATTAGGTCCAATAGCTCAAGTTACGCTGGCAGGAAGTTATATCTCGAACGGTTATACTTATCCATTAGAAAAATCTTTAATAGGGAAGCTGGAGAAATCAGCAACAGATGATAAAATAATCCGTACTCGTTTAAGTACAATCCCAGGGTTAACAGCAAATTCAGGCTACACGTATACAGTAGGTGCAACATTTACCGGGGTAACAAGTGAATATGGACAAGCAGTAAATCCTGCATACCAAGTAAATTTTGAACGGGGTACAGATATTATCCTAAACGAGGAGAAAATCACCGTTATAGGTGTAGAAACTTCTTTTAATGCAAAACAAGGTACGAAAATTGATAATAAAACAATAGTTATTACACTTTCAAATCAAGTAGATGGTATTACTGCATCCAACCTTGAAAACTATGTATTGGAAGGTGCCACAATTCAACGTGCCGTTGTCAACCATAATGAGCCTCATAAGGTATATTTAACAATTAAGGAAGGCGATGTTGATTTCCAGCGAGGAGCGAATTTGACAATCAGCAATTTGCGGGCATTGAATTCAATAGTTACGATGGAACCGAAAACAGAACTTGTTTTCTTGAATGAAAACCTTGCACCACAATACTTGTATCATAACATTACAGGTTCTGATACAATCATTCTCTCATTTAATGAATCCGTTAAAAATGTATTAAACAATTCATTTGAGGTAAAGGTAGGAAATTCAACAGCATCAATTGCACAGACTTACACTACAGGTGTTAATAATGAGCAAATAGCGATTCGATTAACTCAACAGTTAAGGGCTAACCAGGAAGTTCAGATAACACAAAACACCTCGTCTTTGATAAGTGATTTAGCGAATAATAAATTAAATCTGTCACCTATCCAATTTACGGTGCCGAATTATATAAACTTCTAA